Proteins from a genomic interval of Leptospira kanakyensis:
- a CDS encoding LA_3334 family protein — protein sequence MKLNFKSKKHITIFLFLLSLNLNSVQIQFSNGNVYHASFISDDSHHLLVRYRGKDYKIPKKEIESFDMSNNTNIDSSYSLSTFKLKNGSRIRGLIAEEKKEEFVVKTELGFLTILKSEILPPTPSKLENPDFPEEYLSFDKENNQTIVGLSLFLLPTYSPLSKNHPMLEGASFFVEPAFLKWNSNWQMGFKMEHYRSNGNGESFTIQTGNIYGLYSKKFNNHELLNFYSSLSIGVGQVNYRTNDGDVFGGRNSSLGFDIGWQGLKFSNSLIRIGLKNQCFIETKELFCGSGFEIQGGWIF from the coding sequence ATGAAATTAAATTTTAAATCAAAAAAACACATTACAATATTCTTATTTTTGTTATCATTAAATTTGAACTCTGTTCAAATTCAATTTTCGAATGGTAATGTTTATCACGCGTCTTTTATTTCAGATGATTCTCACCATTTGCTCGTTAGATATAGAGGAAAAGATTATAAAATACCTAAAAAAGAGATAGAAAGCTTTGATATGTCAAATAATACGAATATAGATTCATCATACTCGCTTTCGACGTTTAAATTAAAGAACGGCAGTAGGATACGTGGCTTAATTGCAGAAGAAAAAAAAGAAGAATTCGTAGTAAAAACAGAGTTAGGATTCTTAACGATTCTAAAATCAGAAATATTACCTCCTACACCCTCTAAATTAGAGAATCCCGATTTTCCTGAAGAGTATCTTTCCTTTGATAAAGAAAACAACCAAACAATTGTCGGTTTATCACTCTTTTTACTTCCAACTTACTCGCCATTATCCAAAAATCATCCAATGCTTGAAGGTGCTTCGTTCTTTGTGGAACCTGCCTTTTTAAAATGGAATTCAAATTGGCAAATGGGATTTAAGATGGAGCACTATCGCTCCAATGGTAACGGAGAAAGTTTTACAATTCAGACTGGAAATATCTATGGTCTTTACTCAAAGAAATTTAATAATCATGAACTATTAAACTTCTACAGTTCTTTGAGTATTGGTGTTGGTCAGGTAAATTATAGAACAAACGATGGTGATGTGTTTGGCGGTAGAAATAGTTCACTGGGATTCGATATTGGATGGCAAGGACTTAAATTTTCAAATTCCCTTATTCGAATTGGACTCAAAAACCAGTGTTTTATTGAGACCAAAGAACTTTTTTGTGGATCTGGGTTCGAGATCCAAGGCGGTTGGATTTTTTAA
- a CDS encoding Kelch repeat-containing protein: MKITLSIITILITAFFISCSQNPITGGTFKDEIKVEWAGVGGITETSAIVTWKCSFEAVGFLHTSGSNFSRLDTTILKSEIHALPVSGLINNQNYQAIPSCGASEQGLSFPIGFKTASSLKTIYERSIWIVGGTGVDNNPIGPIDYYDPITNTWSQAVTSIPTPRVNAQIVSHNGKIFIIGGMTKSGGTYSVSRIVETYDPIAGTWQQYDDIPNTVQGGIVGSIGEEIFVIGGTTSLDMTTGTVLNTVYQFRPDVTNGGNWSNYTSSTSIFGRIDMSACTYSGSIIYSGGRFYQDGLAYATTDAYTPSLNSTTGKIEASISLARHGAAASCYRPKQTDRYNTDPPIYFIAGGSTGTNISQPVTSITPSNRFEFMGLTGSSNLFTTGSNLPENLYAPAMEIDYENRILYLFGGATSINLPTNKVRTLNLDNPGSNSWVELPSLMPRARFGHQAIILNR, encoded by the coding sequence ATGAAAATAACTTTATCAATAATAACAATTTTAATAACCGCATTTTTCATAAGTTGTTCACAAAATCCAATAACAGGAGGAACTTTTAAAGATGAAATCAAAGTGGAGTGGGCAGGGGTCGGTGGGATAACCGAAACATCTGCAATAGTAACGTGGAAGTGTTCTTTCGAAGCGGTTGGGTTTTTACATACATCAGGATCAAATTTTTCACGTTTAGATACCACCATTCTAAAATCAGAAATTCATGCCCTACCTGTTTCCGGTTTAATAAACAATCAGAATTACCAAGCCATCCCTTCTTGCGGCGCATCGGAGCAAGGTTTGAGTTTTCCTATCGGATTTAAAACTGCTTCAAGTCTCAAGACAATTTATGAAAGAAGTATTTGGATTGTTGGTGGAACGGGAGTTGATAATAATCCAATCGGTCCGATTGATTATTATGATCCAATTACCAACACATGGTCACAAGCAGTGACCAGCATTCCAACACCACGGGTTAACGCACAAATTGTCAGTCATAATGGAAAAATATTTATTATTGGGGGAATGACTAAATCTGGTGGAACTTATTCAGTTAGTAGAATAGTAGAAACTTATGATCCCATTGCTGGCACTTGGCAACAATATGATGACATTCCGAACACTGTACAAGGTGGCATTGTTGGTTCAATAGGTGAAGAAATTTTTGTAATCGGTGGAACAACGAGCTTGGATATGACAACTGGAACCGTTCTAAATACTGTCTACCAATTTCGACCGGATGTAACTAACGGAGGTAATTGGTCGAACTACACGTCCAGTACTTCCATCTTCGGTAGAATTGATATGAGTGCTTGCACATATTCAGGAAGTATCATCTACTCTGGGGGACGTTTTTATCAGGACGGCTTGGCATATGCAACAACGGATGCATACACCCCTTCGCTAAATTCAACAACAGGAAAAATAGAAGCTTCAATATCTCTGGCTAGACACGGTGCTGCCGCTAGTTGTTACAGACCAAAACAAACTGACCGTTATAATACGGATCCACCTATCTATTTTATTGCTGGAGGTTCTACAGGAACGAATATTTCTCAACCAGTAACTTCCATTACACCTTCAAATAGATTTGAATTCATGGGGCTAACCGGCTCTTCTAACTTATTTACAACTGGATCAAATTTGCCAGAAAACTTATATGCGCCAGCAATGGAAATTGATTACGAAAATAGAATTTTATATTTATTCGGTGGAGCCACATCAATCAATTTACCAACTAACAAAGTAAGAACTTTAAATCTAGACAACCCAGGTTCGAACTCTTGGGTTGAGTTACCGTCACTTATGCCAAGGGCTAGATTTGGCCACCAAGCAATCATCTTAAATAGGTAA
- a CDS encoding PAS domain-containing protein translates to MDSNGSPDYAQMVLDNSTDAIVLIGLDYSVLAFNQSLLDTLKAYSGRIIKIGEDYRSFVTEQDKEVFHVLVQKAILGETTLIERHSDYKGISIWFEYRMSPTYDREKNLLGVCLRAKNIDTRKKMEIALSESEQKFRNLIESAPNSILIVDTSGKIVHCNIETENTFGFKKEELIDKSVECLVPSRYRSGHDLLVGDYIKSPKPIRIGKNQVTTAVKKDGTEIFVEVSLNGFKVNQTNYVSAIIVDITEKIQTENKIKTQIQELKEIARIQSHEIRRPLANILGLLELLESGMTEEKTSEIHSYLRKSANDLDVLVCEIVKRTSVSLSD, encoded by the coding sequence ATGGACTCAAACGGATCACCCGATTATGCACAAATGGTTTTGGACAATTCAACAGATGCCATTGTCCTCATCGGACTTGATTATTCCGTTTTAGCCTTCAACCAAAGTTTACTCGACACACTCAAAGCCTACTCTGGAAGAATTATAAAAATCGGAGAGGATTATAGAAGTTTTGTCACAGAACAAGACAAAGAAGTTTTCCATGTCCTTGTACAAAAGGCAATCCTCGGAGAAACCACTTTAATTGAAAGACATTCGGACTACAAAGGTATTTCCATTTGGTTTGAATATAGAATGAGTCCCACTTACGATAGAGAAAAAAATCTTTTGGGAGTTTGTCTTCGTGCAAAAAATATAGATACAAGAAAAAAAATGGAGATTGCCCTTTCCGAAAGCGAACAAAAGTTCAGAAACTTAATTGAATCGGCACCTAACTCCATTTTGATTGTTGATACCTCTGGGAAAATTGTTCACTGTAATATAGAAACAGAAAATACTTTTGGATTCAAAAAAGAAGAACTAATCGACAAATCCGTTGAATGCCTCGTTCCCTCCCGATACCGATCAGGACACGATCTTTTGGTTGGTGATTATATAAAAAGTCCCAAACCAATCCGTATTGGAAAAAACCAAGTCACAACTGCTGTGAAAAAAGATGGAACGGAAATCTTTGTAGAAGTCAGTCTGAATGGCTTTAAAGTCAATCAAACCAACTACGTTTCTGCAATCATCGTAGACATTACAGAAAAAATCCAAACGGAAAACAAAATCAAAACTCAAATCCAAGAATTAAAAGAAATTGCAAGGATCCAATCTCACGAAATCCGAAGGCCACTTGCGAATATCTTAGGGCTTTTGGAACTTTTAGAATCAGGAATGACCGAAGAAAAAACGAGCGAAATCCATTCCTATTTACGAAAGTCAGCCAACGACTTAGATGTATTGGTTTGCGAAATTGTAAAAAGAACTTCCGTTAGTCTTTCCGATTGA
- a CDS encoding adenylate/guanylate cyclase domain-containing protein, translating to MKQKKYLFPFFLMVLIPGTILGLISLFGFSNTLNRKLSDSLFHLLPSHHKFSKDIVIIDIDEQSIAKYADHPELGQWPWKRNIYPTLIGYTKLITPPKITIIDIMFTERSDYDEALVAANQSLGEISHAANFRDGGIVIPREGEEILAKKFNVPLPENSPFPRYENASFPIGEVGITAPMLHVVNVIPDSDGILRRFAPFIRWKNNHFPTLALQAFVEGKSYATEWKDGHFVIQKEGVRREIPLGKDGLVRAYFYTEEEIRNIPRYSAAGIIESLNQLNSSEVEDPEKLLVPPSLFENKIVLIGTSAASTHDDVVTPFGLFPGVIGQAVFASNLIEGHLLKELPEVWGIGFTLFILIIGVIILFVNQWHFLRNIYPILAISMFVGLFYFLYRMDLVLASSPFIIAFPLSYLMGFAYLTYTEGKEKRKFNNVLRNLVDPGVVSEALENLESLKKGGEWEITAFFSDVAGFSSISEELSASDLARLLNEYLSAMTKILKVNSGTLDKYIGDAIVGIFGAPIQNKEHPRLACKTALEMVSELEVLRSVWNEKMDYTKTAREMKFRIGLNCGPAKVGFMGTDSLASYTMMGDTVNLAARLEAAAKDYGTSILVSESIESVCKDEFHFRFLDWIRVKGKEAPVKIYSLVSSVSEFTPQVLEAEQMYEEGFRFYSQREWEKAISCFENVSKIYGYKDAASHLLIKRCQALFQNPPAEGWDGVFTRTTK from the coding sequence ATGAAACAAAAAAAATACCTATTTCCATTTTTTCTGATGGTTCTAATTCCAGGAACCATTCTGGGGCTTATTTCTTTATTCGGTTTTTCTAATACTTTAAATCGAAAGTTATCGGATTCGCTCTTTCATCTACTTCCATCCCATCATAAGTTTTCGAAAGACATAGTCATTATCGATATTGATGAACAGAGCATTGCAAAATATGCAGATCATCCTGAGTTAGGACAGTGGCCTTGGAAAAGGAATATTTATCCAACTTTAATCGGATATACCAAACTCATCACTCCTCCTAAAATCACCATCATAGATATTATGTTTACAGAAAGGTCTGACTATGATGAAGCTCTGGTTGCCGCCAATCAAAGTTTAGGTGAGATTTCACATGCCGCAAATTTCCGGGATGGAGGGATTGTGATCCCGCGGGAAGGCGAAGAGATACTTGCGAAGAAGTTCAATGTTCCCTTACCAGAGAATTCACCGTTTCCCCGTTATGAAAATGCATCTTTTCCCATTGGAGAAGTTGGGATTACTGCCCCCATGTTACATGTGGTGAATGTAATCCCTGATAGTGATGGAATCCTTCGTAGGTTTGCCCCGTTCATTCGTTGGAAAAATAATCATTTCCCAACTCTCGCCTTACAAGCATTTGTAGAGGGAAAATCGTACGCAACCGAATGGAAAGATGGTCACTTTGTCATTCAAAAAGAGGGCGTAAGAAGAGAAATTCCTTTGGGTAAAGATGGTTTGGTTCGTGCCTATTTTTATACTGAAGAAGAAATTCGGAACATTCCTCGTTACTCGGCTGCTGGAATCATTGAGTCCTTAAACCAACTCAATTCGAGCGAAGTAGAAGACCCTGAAAAACTTTTAGTGCCACCTTCACTTTTTGAGAACAAAATTGTTTTGATTGGAACTTCTGCGGCTTCCACCCATGATGATGTGGTGACCCCATTTGGTCTTTTTCCAGGTGTGATTGGCCAGGCAGTATTTGCTTCAAACTTGATCGAAGGTCATTTGTTAAAGGAACTTCCTGAAGTTTGGGGCATTGGATTTACTCTTTTCATTCTTATCATTGGAGTCATTATCCTTTTTGTCAATCAGTGGCATTTTTTACGAAATATTTATCCAATTCTCGCTATATCGATGTTTGTTGGTCTGTTTTATTTTTTATATCGAATGGATTTGGTTTTGGCGAGTTCTCCTTTTATCATTGCCTTCCCTCTTTCTTATTTAATGGGTTTTGCTTATCTCACATATACGGAAGGAAAAGAAAAAAGAAAGTTTAATAATGTTTTACGAAACTTGGTAGACCCTGGGGTTGTGAGTGAAGCCCTCGAAAACTTGGAATCCTTAAAAAAGGGAGGTGAATGGGAAATCACTGCCTTTTTTTCTGATGTTGCTGGATTTTCAAGTATCAGTGAAGAACTAAGCGCCAGTGACTTGGCAAGGTTACTCAATGAATACCTTTCCGCAATGACTAAAATTTTAAAAGTTAACTCTGGAACTTTGGATAAATACATTGGGGATGCCATCGTCGGAATTTTTGGAGCTCCCATCCAAAACAAAGAACATCCAAGGCTTGCTTGTAAAACGGCTCTCGAAATGGTGAGTGAACTCGAAGTTTTACGCTCCGTTTGGAATGAAAAAATGGATTATACCAAAACAGCTCGTGAGATGAAGTTTCGGATTGGATTGAACTGTGGACCAGCTAAGGTTGGTTTTATGGGAACGGATAGTTTGGCATCATATACGATGATGGGAGATACCGTCAATTTGGCGGCACGTTTGGAAGCCGCTGCAAAAGATTATGGAACGTCCATCCTAGTTTCTGAAAGTATCGAATCTGTTTGTAAAGACGAATTCCATTTCCGATTTTTGGATTGGATTCGTGTGAAGGGTAAGGAAGCCCCTGTCAAAATTTATAGTTTGGTTTCATCTGTTTCGGAATTCACACCACAGGTTCTGGAAGCTGAACAAATGTATGAAGAGGGATTTCGATTTTATTCGCAGAGAGAATGGGAAAAAGCCATCAGTTGTTTTGAAAATGTATCAAAAATTTACGGATATAAAGACGCCGCAAGCCATCTTCTCATCAAAAGATGCCAAGCTTTGTTTCAGAATCCTCCAGCGGAAGGGTGGGACGGAGTGTTCACAAGGACTACAAAATAA